Genomic window (Bacillus pumilus):
CGCCTTATCTGTTCAAGCCATGTCCGTCATGGACGAAGCAAGAAGGCAAATGGGCGTGCTGTATCCTGCCGATAGACAATATGAATGGGGCATGACATGATGAACAAAGGGCGAACATGATGTGTATTGTTCGCCCTTTGTTTTTTGTTTTAGGTCAATTGTTTAGGTTGCCGCTAACACATCCGCAAATGCTTTTACATATGGAGGAAGATCCGGCGGACGTCTACTAGAGACGAGATGACCATCTGTGACGACTGCCTCATCGAACCATTCCGCACCAGCATTAGTCATATCATCTTTAATACCAGGTGTACTTGTCACTTTTTTGCCTTGCAGGATTCCTGCTGAAATCAGCACCCAGCCAGCATGGCAAATTTGCCCGATTGGTTTCGCCTTTGCATCAAATGCACGGACGATGTCTAATACTTCTGGATAACGGCGTAGTTTATCCGGCGCCCAGCCTCCAGGGACAAGCACAGCATCATATTCATCCGCTTGAATGGAATAGAAATCTGCATCAGATACAGCCGGCACACCATACTTTCCAATGTACTCATGATTTGCTTTTTCTCCTACAAGATGAACAGTTGCCCCTTCTTCTCTTAAACGCAGAACCGGATACCATAGCTCTAAATCTTCAAAATCATCACTGACAAACGCAATGACCTTCTTATCTGATAAACGCATAACATCTCTCCTATTCTTTTGATTTCCTCTATTGTACGAGATGATCTCTTAAAAAGAAAAGCGGTTCCCCTTGAGGAGAACCACTTGGCCTTATTCGCTGATCTTGAATTTTTTAATTAAATCACGTAACTCTTCCGCCATTTGGGAAAGTGTTGTAGAGGAAGAACTAATTTCTTCCATAGAAGCAAGCTGCTCTTCAGCAGATGCGGCGATATCTTGGATGCTTGCTGAGCTCTCTCGTGATACATCTGCAATGTCATTCACTGCTTTAGAAATTTGCTCAGATCCTTTTGAAAGTTCACGTACCGTTGTATTCATTTCATTCATTCTTGTTGCAATTTCCGCTGTTTGCTCATTGATTTGTGAGAAGCTTTCTTTCGTTTGATCAGTAATGGAAAGACCATTCTTCACTTCTTCATTCACGGATTTGAACATATTTTGAGACGTTTCGATTTCAGAGACGATTTCTTTTACAAGCTTTTCAATCTCTTTTGCTGAATCAGATGATTGAACAGCAAGTTTACGTACTTCTTCTGCGACAACAGAGAAGCCTCTGCCTGATTCGCCTGCACGTGCTGCTTCAATGGCGGCATTGAGTGCAAGTAAATTCGTTTGATCTGCAATGCCGTTAATCACGCCTAGGATGTTTGTGATATCTTTTGATTTATGCTCCAGCCCGTTGATCACCCCTTCAGCTTCTTTCACTGAATGATCGATCGTCTTCATTTGGCCGACGGTTTGCTCCACAAGCTGTCCGCCTGTTTCTGCGACTGTTTTTGATTGAATAGATGAGGCTGTGATGACATCAGACGTTTCTGCAACCTCGGTCAGACCTTCATTCATTTGTTTTAAATGAGTCGCACTTTGCTCGACCATTTCACTTTGATTTTCGTTACCGTTTGAGAATGATTCAATAGATGATGTAATATGTTCTGTTGCTTTAGTTGTTTGACCCGCACTTGCCGTCAGTTCTTCAGATGAAGAAGCCACGTTTTCTACAGATGTTTGTACAGCCTGAATAACATCTCTTAGAGACTCACTCATTTCATTAAAGCTTGTGCCAAGCTGTCCAATTTCATCTTTTGACCTGACATTAATTTTTTCTGTTAAATCTCCCTCACTGATCTTCTTTGAAGAAGAGACAAGCATAGAAAGTGGTTTTGTAATGGAGCGGATGATCAAGAAGATCAAAATTCCACCAATGATAAGCGCGCCTGCTAAAATGATAGCGGCCATGTTAAAGACTGGCTGTGCAGCTTCTTCTACCTCTGTCACAAACATCGTACCGACAATTTTCCAGCCAGTCGCTTTATTTGTGGTGAACTCCATTTGCTTTTCTTTTCCTTCAAACATGTAACTCATAGAACCTTCATCCTGTGAATACAGCTTTTCTAACCATTCACCAGATAATTTTGTTCCTGCTTTTTTCGTTGGATGGGCAACAAATGTACGGTCTGGACTTCCGATAAAGGCATAGCCTTGTTTCCCAATGTTAATGCTATTTGACTCTTTTACTAGATTTGCAATGTTTAAGTTCATGGCAATAACTCCTGATCCGTCCTCTAATTTTTTAGAGATTGTGACCACAAGCGTACCGGTTGATGCTGTTGGATACGGTGCTGAAACAGACAGCTCACCGTTTTTCGCCCAGCCGTCTTTATACCAATCCCGCTCTGTTGCGACATAGTCAGCAGGCATTTTTTTATTAGGATATCTTGAAAACACTTTGCCGTCATTTGAAGCGACAAAAATGCCTTCTGTGTCATCATTCATACTCATGAATTGCTCAAAGCGTCCTTGAATATCTGTCGTTCCTTTTTGCTTGAGCTTTTTCTCTGTGATCCATTTGCTAAAGAAATCGGCTGCGTCAGTTTTCACTTTGACAACCTTCGTAATATTTTTATCTAGCTGCTCCACGTTTTCTTTAGCGCTTTGCATGATTTGATCATTCAAAGAGGTGCTTGCCGTATGATATGAAGAGAATGCCAATACAATAATTGGGCATAAGAGAATAAATAAGAAAGAGAATACAAGCTTTTTTGAAATAGATGGCTTTCTGAAATACTGTATGAATTTCATAAAAAAGAAAACTCCTTTTAGTAAGATAGTATATATATCGGAAGTACTACTGGGTTGTTTACTTTTTTAACTTATTAAAGTCTAAATAAGTCCAAATTACCCAAAATATATGCACTGAATGGAAAAACACCTGGCGTTTAGACGCCAGGTGTTTCCCTGTAGCTCTTACATTTTAAATTGTTTAATGAGCTCTCTTAGCTCTTCTGCCATCTGAGATAAAGTGGCAGAGGATGAGCTGATTTCTTCCATTGATGCCAGCTGTTCCTCTGCGGACGCTGCGATATCTTGGAAGCCTGCAGAACTTTCTCGTGAAAGCTCTTTGATTTGATTGACTGCTTGTGAAATATCGTTCGAGCCATGCGAGAGTTCTTTGGCCGATCCGTTCATTTGTTTCATTTGTTCTGTCATTTGTGATGTTTTATCGGTGATTCTCTCAAAGCTTACTTTCGTTTCATCTGTAATATTTAATCCAGATTGTACTTCACCCGCTACTTGTTTAAACATTTCCTGTGACTTTTCAATTTCCTCTACAATCTCGTTCGTCAAACTTTCAATTTCCTTTGAAGAGCTTCCTGATTGCTCTGCCAGCTTACGAACTTCTTCTGCAACCACAGAGAAACCTCTGCCTGCTTCACCTGCTCGAGCAGCCTCTATCGCAGCATTTAAAGCTAGAAGATTCGTCTGGTCAGCAATGCCGTTAATCACACCGAGAATGTTTGTAATATCCTTTGATTTCTGCTCTAAGCCTTGAATAACAAGCTCTGCTTCTTTTACTGCCTGCTCAATCGTTTGCATTTGACCTGCTGTTTTTTGAACGAGTTCTCCACCAGTCTGAGCCGTTTTGCTCGTTTCAATCGACGATTCCATCATATGAGAGGTCGTATCGACCATATGCGATAAGCTGCGATCCATGTCATTCAACTGGACTGAGCTTTTTTCGATCATATCGTTTTGATGTTCAGTGCTGTTCGAGAACTGTTCAATAGATGATGTGATATGCTCGGTCGCTTGTGCCGTCTGACCCGCACTTGCTGTTAATTCCTCAGAGGAGGCAGCCACATTTTCAATGGAATTCTGAACAGCTTGGATGACTTGTTTGAGTTTTGCCGACATCTCGTTAAAGCTCTGCGCAAGTTTACCGATTTCATCGTACGTACGAACTTCAATATGCTGGGTCAGATCACCCTGACTGATTTTCTCAGCCGATTCAGAGAGCTCTATCAGTGGCTTTCGAATCGATTTAATAATAAAATAAATTGCGATTCCGCCAACGACAATCGCAGCTGCCAGTATGATCATTGTTAAGTCGAGCACTGGCTGTGCTGCTTCTTTGACTTCGTTCACATACATTGTCCCAGCAATCTTCCAGCCTGTCGCTTCATTTGTGTCAAAAAACATTTCTTTTGGCTGTCCATTGTATTCATATTCGAAGCTGCCTTGTTTTTTTTCATACATTTTCGAGACAAAATCACCTGTCAATTTCGTCCCGCCCTTGGTTGTTTTATGAGCAACAT
Coding sequences:
- a CDS encoding methyl-accepting chemotaxis protein, with amino-acid sequence MSAKLKQVIQAVQNSIENVAASSEELTASAGQTAQATEHITSSIEQFSNSTEHQNDMIEKSSVQLNDMDRSLSHMVDTTSHMMESSIETSKTAQTGGELVQKTAGQMQTIEQAVKEAELVIQGLEQKSKDITNILGVINGIADQTNLLALNAAIEAARAGEAGRGFSVVAEEVRKLAEQSGSSSKEIESLTNEIVEEIEKSQEMFKQVAGEVQSGLNITDETKVSFERITDKTSQMTEQMKQMNGSAKELSHGSNDISQAVNQIKELSRESSAGFQDIAASAEEQLASMEEISSSSATLSQMAEELRELIKQFKM
- a CDS encoding type 1 glutamine amidotransferase domain-containing protein, giving the protein MRLSDKKVIAFVSDDFEDLELWYPVLRLREEGATVHLVGEKANHEYIGKYGVPAVSDADFYSIQADEYDAVLVPGGWAPDKLRRYPEVLDIVRAFDAKAKPIGQICHAGWVLISAGILQGKKVTSTPGIKDDMTNAGAEWFDEAVVTDGHLVSSRRPPDLPPYVKAFADVLAAT
- a CDS encoding methyl-accepting chemotaxis protein; the protein is MSESLRDVIQAVQTSVENVASSSEELTASAGQTTKATEHITSSIESFSNGNENQSEMVEQSATHLKQMNEGLTEVAETSDVITASSIQSKTVAETGGQLVEQTVGQMKTIDHSVKEAEGVINGLEHKSKDITNILGVINGIADQTNLLALNAAIEAARAGESGRGFSVVAEEVRKLAVQSSDSAKEIEKLVKEIVSEIETSQNMFKSVNEEVKNGLSITDQTKESFSQINEQTAEIATRMNEMNTTVRELSKGSEQISKAVNDIADVSRESSASIQDIAASAEEQLASMEEISSSSTTLSQMAEELRDLIKKFKISE